From the genome of Aspergillus fumigatus Af293 chromosome 1, whole genome shotgun sequence, one region includes:
- the niaD gene encoding nitrate reductase NiaD, whose amino-acid sequence MATITQVQTQETHTVLPKSLTVVPGQITVKEISNLDLPDIPLPPPSTNPTEILAQDKGTPDNHVPRDPRLIRLTGVHPFNVEPPLTALFNEGFLTSPELFYVRNHGPVPLVRDEDIPNWEISIEGLVERPVVLNFRQILQKFNQITAPITLVCAGNRRKEQNTVRKSKGFSWGPAGLSTALFTGPLMADVLRYAKPLRQAKYVCMEGADKLPNGYYGTSVKLNWAMDPNKLIMLAHKMNGEPLRPDHGRPLRAVVPGQIGGRSVKWIKKLILTDAPSDNWYHIYDNRVLPTTVSPEMAASDPMWWRDERYAIYDLNVNSAAAYPQHNEVLDLATAGPSYTAKGYAYAGGGRRVTRVEISLNKGKSWRLANIQYAEDRYRDFDDELFGGKVDMPWRETCYCWCFWSLDIPVPDLEASDALLVRSMDEAMSVQPRDMYWSVLGMMNNPWFRVTITKQNGTLLFEHPTHPVMAGGWMERVKKAGGDLTNGNWGERQEGEILAEPEPVKEINMKKEGLNRTISLEEFKKSNEEGAHWFIVKGEVYDGKPFLEGHPGGAQSIISSIGLDVTEDFSEIHSETAKAMMPDYHIGTMDEASLKMLKEARKEEEPSKPRALFLQPRSWTKAKLAAKRDVSWDTRIFTFELEHQKQKLGLPIGQHMMIRVQDSTTKEKIIRSYTPLSDPNKEGSVDVLIKVYFPTPLVPGGKMTMALDQLPLGSMIECKGPTGRFEYLGNGRVIISGKERRVRSFKMICGGTGITPIFQVLRAVMQDPQDPTSCVVLFGNRQEEDILCRAELDAFEASDKNKCKIVHTLSKAPDTWAGRRGRIGEALLKEFAVPDDESMVLICGPEAMENSAKTILLAQGWKESNLHFF is encoded by the exons ATGGCCACCATAACCCAAGTTCAGACACAGGAGACACACACGGTCTTGCCGAAGAGCCTTACGGTAGTGCCAGGCCAGATCACCGTCAAGGAGATCTCGAATCTCGACCTGCCAGATATCCCCCTTCCACCACCATCCACGAACCCAACTGAGATCCTCGCTCAAGACAAGGGCACACCAGACAATCATGTTCCTCGAGACCCTCGGCTCATCAGATTAACGGGCGTCCACCCATTCAATGTCGAGCCTCCACTGACAGCTTTGTTCAATGAAG GTTTCTTGACATCACCGGAACTCTTCTACGTCAGGAACCATGGCCCTGTCCCTCTGGTCCGCGACGAGGATATTCCAAACTGGGAGATCAGCATCGAAGG GCTAGTTGAGCGGCCCGTCGTCTTGAACTTTCGTCAGATTTTGCAGAAATTTAATCAGATCACAGCCCCAATTACACTCGTATGCGCCGGAAACAGACGTAAGGAGCAAAACACAGTGCGGAAATCAAAAGGTTTTTCTTGGGGACCAGCTGGTCTTTCAACTGCCCTTTTTACCGGGCCCTTGATGGCGGATGTTCTGCGGTATGCGAAGCCACTGCGTCAAGCCAAGTACGTCTGCATGGAGGGAGCAGATAAGCTG CCTAATGGCTACTATGGCACATCAGTCAAGCTCAATTGGGCCATGGATCCAAACAAATTGATCATGCTTGCGCATAAGATGAATGGCGAGCCTCTTCGTCCGGATCACGGTCGTCCCTTGAGAGCCGTTGTACCTGGCCAAATCGGCGGCCGAAGCGTGAAGTGGATCAAGAAACTGATCTTGACTGATGCACCCAGTGACAACTGGTACCACATCTATGACAACCGAGTATTACC AACGACCGTCTCTCCCGAAATGGCAGCTTCAGATCCGATGTGGTGGCGTGACGAGCGCTATGCAATTTATGATCTCAATGTGAATTCTGCTGCTGCGTACCCTCAACACAACGAAGTTCTTGATCTTGCGACGGCTGGGCCATCCTATACCGCCAAGGGTTATGCATAtgctggaggaggccgaagagTCACTAGAGTCGAGATCTCGCTGAACAAAGGCAAAT CTTGGCGTTTGGCGAACATTCAGTATGCTGAAGACAGATACCGCGACTTTGATGACGAGTTGTTCGGCGGCAAAGTGGACATGCCTTGGCGTGAAACATGTTACTGCTGGTGTTTCTGGTCTCTGGATATTCCTGTACCTGACCTAGAGGCTAGTGACGCCCTGCTAGTGAGAAGTATGGATGAAGCAATGAGCGTCCAACCGCGCGACATGTACTGGTCCGTTCTCGGAATGATGAACAATCCTTGGTTCCGAGTGACGATTACAAAACAGAATGGAACCTTGTTGTTCGAACACCCTACTCATCCTGTCATGGCTGGCGGCTGGATGGAACGCGTCAAAAAGGCTGGTGGCGATCTGACTAACGGCAACTGGGGAGAGaggcaagaaggagagataTTGGCAGAACCCGAACCTGTGAAGGAAATCAACATGAAGAAGGAAGGCTTGAATCGAACTATTAGTCTCGAAGAGTTCAAAAAAAGCAACGAAGAGGGCGCCCATTGGTTTATTGTGAAGGGAGAAGTATACGACGGCAAGCCGTTCCTTGAAGGTCACCCCGGAGGAGCACAGAgcatcatctcttccatcgGATTGGACGTGACTGAGGATTTTTCTGAAATCC ATAGCGAGACGGCGAAAGCAATGATGCCTGACTATCACATCGGCACAATGGACGAGGCGTCCCTCAAGATGCTCAAAGAAGCTcgcaaggaagaagagcccAGCAAGCCTCGTGCACTCTTCCTCCAACCACGGTCATGGACAAAAGCGAAACTCGCAGCAAAGCGGGATGTTTCCTGGGATACGCGCATCTTCACCTTCGAACTGGAACACCAGAAGCAAAAGCTGGGCCTACCGATTGGACAGCATATGATGATCAGAGTCCAGGATTCTACAACCAAAGAAAAAATTATTCGATCATACACTCCGCTCTCCGACCCCAACAAAGAGGGGTCAGTTGATGTGCTTATCAAGGTCTACTTCCCAACGCCACTTGTACCCGGTGGAAAAATGACAATGGCCCTCGATCAGCTTCCCCTGGGCTCAATGATTGAGTGCAAAGGCCCTACAGGCCGATTTGAGTATCTCGGAAACGGCAGGGTTATTATCAGCGGAAAGGAGCGGCGCGTACGCTCCTTCAAGATGATCTGCGGCGGTACTGGTATCACTCCGATCTTTCAGGTTCTCCGCGCAGTGATGCAAGACCCTCAAGATCCCACTTCATGCGTTGTCCTCTTTGGGAACAGacaagaggaggatatcCTGTGTCGAGCCGAACTTGATGCATTTGAAGCGTCAGATAAGAACAAGTGTAAGATTGTACATACACTCAGCAAAGCACCAGACACGTGGGCTGGTCGGAGAGGGCGCATCGGTGAAGCACTTCTGAAGGAGTTCGCTGTACCTGACGATGAGAGCATGGTACTCATCTGCGGGCCTGAGGCGATGGAAAACTCTGCCAAGACAATCCTTTTAGCCCAGGGGTGGAAAGAGTCAAATCTTCATTTTTTCTAG
- the niiA gene encoding nitrite reductase niiA — MPLIDNSRSNDAVQSSICNGISHTTIIESVRDPDYRHNDPNRRQKIVIVGLGMVAISFIEKIVKQDAERRKYDIVVIGEEPHIAYNRVGLSSFFEHRKIEDLYLNPKEWYGSFKDRSFDYHLNTKVTDIFPERKTVRTSTGDVIPYDILVLATGSDAVLPTHTPGYNAKGIFVYRTIQDLERLIEFASKHKGETAVTVGGGLLGLEAAKAMTDLEDFGRVKLIDRNKWVLARQLDGDAGTLVTRKIRELGLDVLHEKRVAKIKTDDDNNVTGITFEDGEEIDCCCICFAIGVRPRDELGPPAGIQCAGRGGFVINESLQTSIPDIYAIGECASWENQTFGIIAPGIEMADVLSFNLTNPDKEPKSFKRPDLSTKLKLLGVDVASFGDFFADRDGPKFLPGQRPSIVDGSVGNADGDKEPSVKALTYKDPFAGIYKKYLFTMDGKYLLGGMMIGDTKDYVKLNQMVKSQKPLEVPPSQFILGAQKEGEENADDLDDDAQICSCHNVTKGDIVENVKSGTCKTIGEIKSCTKAGSGCGGCMPLVQSIFNKAMRDMGQEVSNHLCMHIPYSRADLYTVIAVKRLRTFVDVMQAVGRKPDSLGCEICKPAIASILSSLFNQHIMDKELHDLQETNDRFLANIQRNGTFSVVPRVPGGEITADKLITIGQVAKKYNLYCKITGGQRIDLFGAKKQDLLDIWTELVDAGMESGHAYAKSLRTIKSCVGTTWCRFGIGDSVGMAIRLEERYKSIRSPHKLKGAVSGCVRECAEAQNKDFGLIATEKGYNIFVGGNGGAKPRHSELLAKDVPPEKVIPIIDRYLIFYIRTADKLQRTARWIENLPGGINYLREVIIDDKLGIGAEMEQQMEELVNSYFCEWTETVRNPKRRKYFQQFANSDETVDTVEVIKEREQQRPTYWPKDSAGEDFKGHQWSSLSWQPVIEANYFSDEHPQISSANIKRGDTQLAIFKVKGKYYATQQMCPHKRAFVLSDGLIGDDDAGKYWVSCPYHKRNFELNGEQAGRCTNDESMNIATFPVEERDDGWVYMKLPPVEELDSVLGTEKWKVRKGEAPDPFQKVDKRYKGMRGKKACDISTKAPTTQAANIIDW; from the exons ATGCCGTTGATTGATAACTCAAGAAGCAACGATGCTGTCCAGAGCAGTATCTGCAACGGTATATCCCATACGACAATCATCGAGTCTGTCAGAGACCCAGATTATCGTCACAATGACCCGAACCGACGGCAGAAGATTGTAATCGTCGGGTTGGGCATGGTTGCGATCTCATTCAT TGAGAAAATCGTCAAACAAGATGCAGAGAGACGCAAGTACGACATTGTTGTGATTGGGGAGGAGCCTCACATTGCCTATAATCGCGTCGGTCTCTCCTCGTTTTTTGAACATCGCAAGATCGAGGATTTGTACCTCAATCCCAAGGAATGG TACGGGTCATTCAAGGACCGGTCATTCGATTATCACCTCAACACCAAGGTCACTGACATTTTCCCTGAACGCAAGACCGTCAGGACGTCAACTGGCGACGTTATCCCCTATGATATTCTAGTCCTCGCTACAGGCTCAGATGCAGTACTCCCCACACACACTCCTGGCTATAATGCCAAGGGTATCTTCGTTTACAGAACAATTCAAGACCTGGAACGTCTCATCGAGTTCGCTTCGAAACACAAGGGCGAGACCGCGGTCACTGTAGGAGGAGGCTTGCTCGGCTTGGAAGCAGCCAAAGCAATGACAGATCTCGAGGATTTCGGAAGAGTCAAACTCATTGACCGCAACAAGTGGGTTCTGGCACGACAGCTCGACGGCGATGCCGGCACACTCGTAACTCGGAAGATCAGAGAGCTAGGCCTGGACGTATTACACGAGAAGCGGGTCGCAAAGATCAAAACGGATGACGACAACAACGTCACAGGCATCACCTTTGAAGATGGGGAAGAGAttgactgctgctgcatctgtTTTGCT ATTGGAGTGCGACCCAGAGATGAGCTGGGGCCTCCTGCCGGCATTCAATGCGCTGGACGGGGAGGGTTTGTTATTAATGAAAG TTTGCAAACTTCCATTCCCGATATCTATGCCATTGGCGAATGTGCTAGTTGGGAGAATCAGACGTTCGGAATAATAGCACCTGGGATTGAGATGGCCGACGTGCTTTCCTTCAACCTGACAAATCCCGATAAGGAGCCAAAGAGCTTCAAGCGACCCGATCTGAGCACAAAGCTCAAGCTCCTTGGTGTTGACGTTGCCAGCTTTGGTGACTTCTTTGCCGACAGAGATGGGCCTAAATTCCTTCCGGGGCAACGGCCATCGATTGTCGATGGCTCTGTGGGGAACGCTGATGGTGACAAAGAGCCAAGTGTCAAGGCATTGACATACAAGGACCCCTTCGCCGGAATCTACAAGAAGTACTTGTTCACTATGGATGGGAAGTACTTGCTTGGAGGTATGATGATTGGCGACACCAAGGACTACGTGAAGTTGAACCAGATGGTCAAGAGCCAAAAGCCTCTCGAAGTACCTCCCAGTCAGTTTATTCTTGGAGCGCAGaaggaaggcgaagagaATGCCGATGACTT AGACGACGACGCTCAGATCTGCTCGTGCCACAATGTCACAAAGGGGGACATCGTTGAGAACGTCAAGAGTGGTACATGCAAGACTATTGGCGAGATTAAATCGTGCACGAAAGCCGGGAGTGGTTGTGGGGGCTGTATGCCCTTGGTGCAGTCGATCTTCAACAAGGCCATGCGGGACATGGGCCAAGAAGTATCCAACCATC TCTGCATGCACATCCCATATTCACGGGCCGATCTTTATACTGTAATTGCTGTCAAGAGGCTGAGAACATTTGTCGATGTCATGCAGGCCGTGGGAAGGAAGCCGGACTCTCTTGGCTGCGAGATTTGCAAACCCGCCATTGCATCCATTCTTTCGAGTCTGTTTAACCAGCACATCATGGACAAGGAGCTTCATGACCTTCAAGAGACAAATGACCGATTCCTTGCCAACATCCAGAGAAACGGCACATTCTCTGTGGTTCCGCGAGTCCCTGGTGGTGAGATCACTGCAGATAAACTGATCACCATTGGTCAAGTGGCGAAAAAATACAACCTTTACTGCAAGATTACAGGAGGTCAGcgtattgacttgtttggTGCCAAGAAGCAAGATCTTCTCGACATCTGGACGGAGCTTGTGGACGCCGGAATGGAGAGTGGTCATGCTTATGCCAAGTCGCTCCGAACAATCAAG AGCTGCGTCGGAACTACATGGTGCCGCTTTGGTATCGGCGACAGTGTTGGAATGGCGATCCGACTGGAGGAGCGCTACAAGAGTATTCGGTCACCCCATAAGCTCAAGGGTGCGGTATCTGGTTGTGTCAGAGAGTGCGCCGAAGCTCAGAACAAGGA TTTCGGATTGATTGCAACCGAGAAGGGATATAACATTTTCGTTGGTGGCAATGGAGGTGCCAAACCCCGGCATTCGGAATTGCTTGCGAAAGATGTGCCTCCTGAGAAAGTCATTCCTATCATTGATCGATATCTCATATTCTATATTAGAACGGCAGACAAACTTCAGCGGACTGCCCGGTGGATCGAGAACCTCCCCGGCGGTATCAACTATCTGCGAGAGGTGATCATCGACGACAAGTTGGGGATTGGCGCTGAGATGGAACAGCAGATGGAAGAACTGGTGAACAGCTACTTTTGTGAGTGGACCGAGACAGTCCGCAATCCTAAGCGACGCAAGTACTTTCAGCAGTTCGCCAACAGCGACGAGACTGTCGACACAGTTGAGGTCATCAAAGAACGCGAACAGCAGCGACCCACATACTGGCCCAAGGACTCGGCAGGCGAGGACTTCAAGGGTCACCAGTGGTCGTCTCTATCATGGCAGCCTGTCATCGAAGCCAACTACTTTTCAGATGAGCACCCGCAAATCTCCTCGGCCAACATCAAGCGCGGGGATACTCAGTTGGCCATCttcaaggtcaagggcaaGTACTACGCCACACAACAGATGTGCCCGCACAAACGCGCCTTCGTGCTATCTGATGGCTTGAttggcgatgacgatgcgggTAAATATTGGGTCTCCTGCCCTTACCACAAACGCAACTTCGAGCTCAACGGTGAGCAGGCAGGGCGTTGCACGAATGACGAGAGCATGAACATTGCGACCTTCCCGGTTGAGGAACGCGACGACGGCTGGGTGTATATGAAGCTGCCTCCCGTTGAGGAACTAGATTCCGTTTTGGGAACGGAGAAATGGAAGGTGAGGAAAGGGGAAGCACCAGATCCGTTCCAGAAGGTCGACAAGAGGTACAAGGGCATGAGGGGCAAGAAGGCGTGTGATATCAGTACGAAAGCCCCGACCACACAGGCGGCAAACATCATCGATTGGTAG
- the crnA gene encoding MFS transporter: MMNSLKLLVVSPEINPSNRKARSIPVLNPFDRYGRVFFFSWLGFMVAFLSWYAFPPLLTVTIRKDLHMTQQQVANSNIVALLATFLVRFIAGPLCDRFGPRLVFIGLLLCGSIPTAMAGLVTTPNGLIALRFFVGILGGTFVPCQVWCTGFFDKNIVGTANSLAAGWGNAGGGITYFVMPAIYDSLVHSQGLAPHKAWRVAYIVPFIIIVVLALCMLLICEDTPTGKWSERHIWMKENNESQANIVNLMSGSPSTRPSGPPSINISTPQSEKKGAQTPQMVDPEAQAVGQVDILRADTVVAPSRKEVMNVLLSLSTAAVAIPYACSFGSELAINSILGEFYSKNFPDMSQTESGRWAAMFGLLNVVFRPAGGFIADMLYKYTGAVWSKKVLLSFLGVVMGAFQLAIGLADPRSEATMFGLTAGLAFFLEACNGTNFAVVPHVHPFANGVVSGAVGGMGNLGGIIFAIIFRYNETHYSRSLWIIGVISIAANLAVSWIRPVPKSQMMRQ; encoded by the exons ATGATGAACTCACTCAAATTACTTGTCGTCTCTCCAGAGATCAACCCCAGTAATCGAAAAGCGAGGTCAATACCAGTCCTCAATCCCTTCGACCGATATGGCCGGgtattcttcttctcgtgGCTTGGCTTCATGGTTGCATTCCTGTCATGGTATGCGTTTCCACCTCTG TTAACGGTGACCATTCGCAAAGATCTTCATATGACACAGCAACAAGTCGCAAACTCGAACATTGTTGCTCTTCTGGCTAC ATTCCTTGTTCGATTCATCGCTGGGCCACTATGTGACCGCTTCGGACCTCGACTTGTCTTTATCGGCCTCTTGCTTTGTGGCTCTATTCCTACAGCTATGGCTGGTCTAGTGACCACCCCTAATGGTTTAATCGCTTTGCGTTTCTTCGTTGGCATCCTTGGTGGCACATTTGTCCCTTGCCAAGTATGGTGCACCGGTTTCTTCGATAAGAACATTGTGGGAACCGCCAACTCTCTGGCCGCAGGCTGGGGTAATGCGGGAGGTGGAATCACATA TTTCGTCATGCCTGCTATCTACGACTCGCTTGTTCACTCTCAGGGTCTCGCACCACATAAAGCTTGGCGCGTTGCCTACATTGTCCCATTCAtaatcatcgtcgtcctgGCTCTGTGCATGCTGCTCATATGCGAGGATACCCCTACTGGCAAATGGTCGGAGCGCCACAtctggatgaaggagaataaTGAATCCCAAGCCAATATCGTCAACCTCATGTCAGGCAGCCCCTCTACCCGCCCATCTGGTCCTCCATCTATCAATATATCCACTCCGCAATCTGAGAAGAAGGGTGCCCAGACACCTCAGATGGTCGATCCTGAAGCTCAAGCTGTTGGACAGGTTGACATCCTCAGAGCAGACACCGTGGTGGCCCCCAGCCGCAAGGAGGTCATGAACGTTCTTCTCAGTCTCTCCACGGCCGCTGTCGCCATCCCATACGCCTGTTCCTTTGGATCCGAGCTGGCTATCAACTCCATTCTGGGCGAATTCTATTCAAAGAACTTCCCTGACATGAGCCAAACCGAATCGGGCCGCTGGGCAGCCATGTTCGGTCTTCTCAATGTCGTCTTCCGTCCTGCTGGTGGATTCATTGCAGACATGCTGTACAAGTACACAGGGGCCGTATGGTCGAAGAAAGTCCTTCTGTCTTTCCTCGGTGTTGTCATGGGTGCTTTCCAACTGGCCATTGGCCTCGCCGACCCTCGATCTGAAGCAACCATGTTCGGTCTCACTGCCGGACTGGCATTTTTCCTGGAAGCATGCAATGGCACCAACTTTGCCGTCGTACCTCATGTTCATCCTTTCGCGAATG gTGTCGTCTCCGGTGCCGTAGGCGGCATGGGAAACCTTGGCGGaatcatcttcgccatcatcttccgaTACAATGAGACTCACTACAGCCGGTCCCTCTGGATCATCGGCGTGATCTCCATCGCCGCCAACCTGGCTGTTTCGTGGATTCGGCCAGTACCGAAATCCCAGATGATGCGGCAATGA
- a CDS encoding L-rhamnose mutarotase, whose product MAPVRRIAQIVHLKPSAVEAYKECHANVWPEVLQQIKECNIRDYSIFFDNERTLFATFKYVGDDYEADMEKMRANPKVREWWAMTDGMQESPIPGAVGSAEGPGWWKVLDEVFYTD is encoded by the exons ATGGCACCAGTCCGCCGCATCGCGCAGATCGTCCATCTGAAGCCCTCCGCCGTCGAGGCCTACAAAGAATGCCATGCGAACGTATGGCCCGAGgtcctgcagcagatcaaaGAATGCAATATCAGAGACT ACTCAATTTTCTTCGACAATGAGCGCACGTTATTTGCGACGTTCAAGTATGTCGGCGATGATTATGAGGCCgatatggagaagatgagggcaAATCCGAAAGTGCGGGAGTGGTGGGCGATGACTGATGGGATGCAG GAGAGTCCCATTCCTGGCGCGGTCGGCAGTGCAGAGGGTCCTGGGTGGTGGAAGGTCCTGGACGAAGTCTTTTACACCGATTGA